attttccatcatAATTTCAAATGGTGGCTCTTTCAGTGGTCAGCTAACTCCCCATGTATGAAGCATGGTTGCTTTAGGCTTGGGAATTTATTGGCACATTCCTTGGAGCAAGAACGGCGGCCCTCACACACTCTACATTCCTGTTGTGCATTCCTGCATAAATAATGCACGCGGCCAATCGAGGCCAGGCGAGTGGCGAACCCCGTCCCTAACGAAAATGCTCTCTCTTCCCTGGCGTCAACGTACCATCCACCTTTCATCGTAGAAGATTCCATTATCGTTATCGTTTCTTgacaacacatttttttatgtacCACCGAGCTACATTTCGTAATTGATTGCCGTGGCCACCCATATCGGTTGGGATCATCTTTCATTGAGTAACAGAAAAAGACAAACGAAAATAACGAGCTATGCATTGCGCTAAGGCCTAACAGGTTTATTAGAcgttttcaattcaatcaacaGAGCGCTTAAGGAGCGTTTATGAGGTTTCTAAACACGGTTACACCACCATTAGGTCCCACCACTGGCTTCAAACGATTTGTTAACAAAAAAGTTATCACTTATGATGTGCTGATAGGATGCCTTCAACGTAATGAGACAGTAGTCGTTCTGCGTGTTCCGGTAGCTTCCAGCATAATCGTTTTGCATCAGATCCTCGAGCAAACTGATCTCAGCACCGAGCTGTGGCAGGTTTGCCTTGATCACGAGCCAGATGATCAACTCCAGTAAACTGTCGGCTGCCACATCCATCCGTACCTCTGGTGATGAACATGATAAATTACTCATATTTGCGAAAAGGAAAGCATGGGACAACCTGAACGACTGTTCACGCCACTTACCTTGTTCCTTGCAGGCTTGATCAACCAGCGAAAAGGCTTCATTGATATGTTTTATCATTTCGCTTGGGCAACACTTTTCCCGGAAACGATTCAAACTTTGTATTGCTTGTTCATATTTTGAGTGTTTGATAATAGGTACTAGCGtactgaaaataaaaaaagtaacaaGTATTGAACATTGTGGAATTTGTACTGCATGTGGTTCCGGTGCTTACCGATTAATATCGAGGAGCTGGATCAGATTTTCGTCAGTCTTTTTCATGCATATCAGAATCCGTTGCCGGTAGATTTCATCGTTCTTGCTGCACTTGCTAGCATACAAGACAAATAACGCCGAATAGATGCCGTGTGTCATCAGAATGGGATAGAGTAGGCTTTGGTACGACAGCAGCTCACTAGAACGGGACACGTTACCATAAAAACCAGAAGCGGAAAAATGTGCACGACGTATTGTACTTACTCATCGATCATGATGGAATCCTTGGGCAGTGCAGGGAACATGATGGTCAGTACGAGAGTATAAATGCGGCTTACGATGGAAATCCACTCGTTCATGGCAGGTTCACAAAGGATGGAGTTGGGCGTATATTTCCAACAGCTGTACGTGGAGTAGAAGCAGTTGGATAGTTTTTCGAAAAGGCCGTTCAGAGGATGGTAAACTGATTGGAAGGCATCGGTAAGATAGTTTCTGAGCAACTCCAATCCTTCCTTGTCGACAGATGTAATGCAAAAATCTGGAACAAAATCCAAATCCCGAAAGGGTGACGATCGCGTACGCAATCCCAGGCTGGACGGAGTGAGCAtgaattcgtcgtcgtcgcgtgaTGTCACCGAAGAGAAGCTTTGCACGGATATAGTATCCACCGCCGGGGAGGCGTTACTACTACCGTGCACTAGTGGCGAAGCGGTTCCATTTACAAGTGACAACCGTGAATCGGAAAGGCTTGAGCGTAGCGAGGTGGTTGAGGCGTTCTGTAGCTGAATGCCTGACTGATGAAGGAACGCTGTCGAACGATCATCAACCTGACCTGGTCCAACCTCAAAATTGCTTGCCTTTAGCTgctcttttcgttttgctcgacTCACGAAAATAGCGATACGATTCCACACCTTCTTAATGTCCATGCGACGGATGACCACAATATCGCCAGTACCGAACAGAGTCTCGTGAAAGCAGGTGAATATAGATGACCACTTCCTCTCTGCGTTAATTTTCAGATCCAAGCTGCAAGAACACGACAGAAAGGGTTCGAATAACGCATAAGTTTTGCCTAACAATTTTCATACTCACATTGGAACCTTGTTGAAGATCTGATCCATCGCCATAATGGCGTTAGTGACCTTGACACTCTGCCAGGAGCCTCCGAACATACCGGTCATTGTGTGGCCCGTCATTTTAGTGTTTGAATCGTCGAGCTCAAACTGTTCCGATTCGATTTCTCGCTCCGGATGATAGAAAACCCCCTTCCCAAAGGGACCATCGATGGTCAGTTCACCCTTATAGTAGATCCCACTTGGAAAGATGGCCAATCCACCGGCggagtgtgtgagtatgtcGTTAGCAAAGAAACCCGCATAATACGTCCCATTTGTGGTCACCAGTATGCCGTTACCGTGCTTCTTGTCTCCCATGAACATGCCGATGTATTTGACCCCATTCAAGCTGTCCTCGATCACACCGAAACCTTCCTTTTGGTCATTTGCAAATTCCCCATTATACTGATACGAGCTCGTCGTGAGCGTTCCAAAGCCGTTATACTTGTCCGCCCTGAAGTATCCCTGATAGCGGAAGTATTGTGTCGAACGATTGCTCGTTGTCTTAAGCCGCCCATAACCGTGATATTTACCATTTAGAAATTCCCCTGCAAGCGTGAGTGAAAGGAGTCGATAAGCGTGAGGGATTGAATGATCGCGTACAAAGGAGACTTGCCTTCATAAATGGTAGATATGCCAAACACAGAACGGGTCATACACCCGTACCCGGTAATGTTACCTTGATAGAATTCGCCACTGTACGATAGATCACCAGTGGTTAGACCTCCAATACCATCCATTTGGCCGATTAGCCACATCCCTTCGTATCTGGCTGCAGCATGGCGTTCGTAGCGATCGCTGAAGGTGTAACCGACGTAACGAGACAATGGTTGTTTGTCGTGCACTTGCTTGTCGAGACACTGCAAAACCTGTGCCTTGAGCGAGCCCAGCCACCGTGCTCGGTCCGCTGAGTTGAGGGTGTGGCAACGAAGTGTCTCTTCTGGTGTCAGGATGGTGATCATATAACGGTGCTTATCCTTGTACCGACTACGCTGCAGTTCGCTTACTTCCGAAGTAATCCAGACCAGTTTCAGTGGGTACTGAATCACTTGAACACCGGACAGATAGCAGAAGAGATCGTTGAACAGGACAAACCGCGGCGAGGATGAAAAGATGTTTACATCAAGTAGCTTCAATGGCACTTCACTAGAATCCAGCACCACTCGCCGATGTGGCTCTTTCAGGGCTAACCATCGTATGTTTTCTTCTCGTTGCCAAAACTCTTTCGTAgactttgtttgtttacccAGTTTTTCGCTGACCTCTTCGTTCAGGAAACGCAGCCATTCAGATTTCATGGACAGCAAGGCCGCTTCCATGCT
This sequence is a window from Anopheles darlingi chromosome 3, idAnoDarlMG_H_01, whole genome shotgun sequence. Protein-coding genes within it:
- the LOC125958094 gene encoding alsin homolog, producing the protein MATQEVFSLYRDLTEESKVAIEFPEEYKASCPIKKLRALGEATHVLLDTNGCLLQGALSSGGASPNSIRFMLLASQVRDFDTENNWIFCIKSVNGTVHRSKNGSLEEWTHLFPEREGFVRVCCNNNGLLLLRDDGRLFVQGDFGSVFNCDHLTEVHEVKHDCVQQLAAGIDFAIVSLQKRTKVIGSVNKDSCFERRLDDKNCSVYSDWRNVLEVLSVGDRLRGNVSGNETGDSPIKTSVDELSIYGQMLYETGVASFGKVNKGQLGTGDHIRRDKVFQLNICNVEKMASCCDYSCVLTIEGQVLLWGDLNRNQDISAQLTESGTGNVSTPTVCTHFRHVLDVCSGHFQTYVLTNDLKVYNIKSPEAEDKWLSYKIAAPGTYVEYEESFNDIPFVLTTDSVLLVNHLPVKQELLKLYTRHQQALQNLLRFAKELNAKATGSRSKGGAGQQSEGNDRAFYRSCRKTFFLLVLAMKSFRSFLVHHDAARLLSIVLHDEIYFLYRAILQCYCDNECLGLMTQHDREMLTCFLDIVPNMIDLAELLVTCEQTRLDESMEAALLSMKSEWLRFLNEEVSEKLGKQTKSTKEFWQREENIRWLALKEPHRRVVLDSSEVPLKLLDVNIFSSSPRFVLFNDLFCYLSGVQVIQYPLKLVWITSEVSELQRSRYKDKHRYMITILTPEETLRCHTLNSADRARWLGSLKAQVLQCLDKQVHDKQPLSRYVGYTFSDRYERHAAARYEGMWLIGQMDGIGGLTTGDLSYSGEFYQGNITGYGCMTRSVFGISTIYEGEFLNGKYHGYGRLKTTSNRSTQYFRYQGYFRADKYNGFGTLTTSSYQYNGEFANDQKEGFGVIEDSLNGVKYIGMFMGDKKHGNGILVTTNGTYYAGFFANDILTHSAGGLAIFPSGIYYKGELTIDGPFGKGVFYHPEREIESEQFELDDSNTKMTGHTMTGMFGGSWQSVKVTNAIMAMDQIFNKVPILDLKINAERKWSSIFTCFHETLFGTGDIVVIRRMDIKKVWNRIAIFVSRAKRKEQLKASNFEVGPGQVDDRSTAFLHQSGIQLQNASTTSLRSSLSDSRLSLVNGTASPLVHGSSNASPAVDTISVQSFSSVTSRDDDEFMLTPSSLGLRTRSSPFRDLDFVPDFCITSVDKEGLELLRNYLTDAFQSVYHPLNGLFEKLSNCFYSTYSCWKYTPNSILCEPAMNEWISIVSRIYTLVLTIMFPALPKDSIMIDDELLSYQSLLYPILMTHGIYSALFVLYASKCSKNDEIYRQRILICMKKTDENLIQLLDINRTLVPIIKHSKYEQAIQSLNRFREKCCPSEMIKHINEAFSLVDQACKEQEVRMDVAADSLLELIIWLVIKANLPQLGAEISLLEDLMQNDYAGSYRNTQNDYCLITLKASYQHIISDNFFVNKSFEASGGT